From a region of the Salinispira pacifica genome:
- a CDS encoding ABC transporter permease: MFLTNKGSRTNRSRRPGLWGLLPGLAAAFLVVAAGGIYSTSGLLSLDSGELSTLLPDSREYLHSLAFSLGIAGISTGISLFLAVPLAVWIWRQNNFTLRDLYTIPLILPHIVAAFFVIAFFSQSGMISSLVQKLGLIQRPSDFPVLVFDASGRGIILAYVYKETSFVTLMILASLKKLPPGLMENARMFRSPPLQRFRSIILPHIGGSLWYSGIIIFLYSFGAYDIPYLLGSSSNPMLSIEAYRLFFTGSLSQRPAAILLLSFAWLISLVFLGLFIVSRVVFSPRQEEQSWQE, translated from the coding sequence ATGTTCTTAACGAATAAGGGCTCCCGGACAAACCGTTCCCGGCGCCCCGGCCTGTGGGGTCTGTTGCCGGGCCTGGCGGCGGCTTTTCTGGTGGTGGCCGCAGGGGGGATCTACAGCACATCTGGCTTACTGAGCCTGGATTCCGGAGAGCTGAGTACTCTCCTGCCCGATTCCCGGGAATATCTGCACAGTCTGGCGTTCAGTCTGGGTATCGCCGGCATCTCCACAGGAATCAGCCTGTTTCTTGCAGTCCCCCTGGCGGTCTGGATCTGGAGGCAGAACAACTTTACTCTCAGGGATTTGTATACCATCCCTCTGATCCTGCCCCATATTGTGGCCGCTTTTTTTGTAATAGCGTTTTTTTCCCAGAGCGGTATGATTTCATCCCTTGTACAGAAACTGGGGCTGATTCAGCGCCCGTCGGATTTTCCGGTTCTGGTATTTGATGCTTCCGGACGGGGCATAATTCTGGCATATGTGTACAAGGAAACATCATTTGTGACCCTGATGATTCTCGCTTCCCTGAAGAAGCTTCCGCCGGGGCTGATGGAAAACGCCCGGATGTTCCGGTCACCCCCGCTGCAGCGTTTCAGAAGCATCATCCTCCCCCACATCGGCGGGAGTCTCTGGTATTCGGGGATCATCATCTTCCTCTACAGCTTCGGCGCATACGATATTCCCTACCTGCTGGGCTCAAGCAGCAATCCCATGCTTTCCATTGAAGCCTACCGCCTCTTTTTCACCGGAAGTCTCTCCCAGCGACCGGCGGCAATCCTGCTTCTCAGCTTCGCCTGGCTTATATCGCTGGTGTTTCTCGGACTCTTTATTGTCAGCAGGGTGGTGTTCAGTCCCCGTCAGGAGGAACAGTCATGGCAGGAATGA
- a CDS encoding ABC transporter permease: protein MAGMKRSGKSSPGRAPALFRIIYVLFFLLPLFYLLVRSFAGVWSFPSLLPDSWSVRAWRYFGEYSAEIFSALGSSVLYSFTAALLSLAIALFPARVLARRKFRGRIIVESLMLAPLVIPALVFTLGIYPYLLRSGTADSFAAVAGVLAIINYPYMLRSLTSGFESYGPGLDTAARMLGAGMLRRLRDIHLPQLLPAILAGATVVFLASFTEYFVVFLVGGGRVPSFAGYLLPLLRSSEWSISSLMTLMFLAIPLALYAVLSTLIDGYYRKRGISRDR from the coding sequence ATGGCAGGAATGAAGCGGTCGGGAAAATCTTCGCCGGGAAGAGCCCCGGCCCTGTTTCGGATCATTTACGTCCTGTTTTTTCTCCTTCCCCTTTTTTATCTGCTGGTACGCAGCTTTGCGGGAGTATGGAGCTTTCCTTCCCTGCTTCCGGACAGCTGGAGCGTGCGGGCCTGGAGGTATTTCGGTGAATACTCTGCGGAAATATTTTCCGCCCTTGGTTCTTCGGTTCTCTACAGCTTCACCGCAGCCCTTCTGAGCCTGGCCATTGCACTTTTTCCTGCCCGGGTCCTTGCGAGAAGAAAATTCAGGGGCCGGATTATTGTTGAATCCCTGATGCTGGCGCCCCTGGTGATTCCCGCCCTGGTATTCACCCTGGGTATATACCCCTATCTTTTGAGAAGCGGTACGGCGGACAGTTTCGCCGCGGTTGCAGGCGTCCTGGCAATTATCAACTATCCCTACATGCTGCGAAGTCTCACCTCGGGGTTCGAATCCTACGGTCCCGGCCTGGATACCGCTGCACGGATGCTGGGGGCGGGCATGCTTCGCCGGCTGCGGGATATTCACCTTCCCCAGCTGTTACCGGCCATTCTCGCCGGAGCGACGGTGGTTTTCCTGGCCTCATTCACCGAATACTTTGTGGTGTTCCTGGTGGGAGGCGGACGGGTGCCCTCCTTTGCGGGCTATCTGCTCCCCCTGCTGAGATCATCGGAGTGGAGCATCAGTTCGCTGATGACCCTGATGTTTCTCGCCATTCCCCTGGCACTCTATGCAGTTCTCAGTACGCTGATTGACGGGTACTACCGCAAGCGGGGAATTTCCCGGGATAGGTGA
- a CDS encoding DEAD/DEAH box helicase: MSSETPETATSLSSQHSPPDSGELHEALKHHFGYEKFKPLQEEVIRHSMSGKDAVLLLPTGGGKSVCYQLPAVITGGLTLVVSPLISLMQDQVQSLRQNGITAAFLNSSMTGAEEQEVYRSMEGGELRLLYAAPERVLREDFLTALTSAGLDRIAIDEAHCVSSWGIVSARCTAA; encoded by the coding sequence ATGTCATCAGAGACCCCGGAAACAGCAACATCCCTCAGCAGTCAACACAGCCCTCCCGACTCAGGTGAACTCCACGAGGCATTGAAGCACCACTTCGGGTACGAGAAGTTCAAGCCTCTGCAGGAGGAAGTGATCCGGCACAGCATGTCCGGAAAGGATGCGGTGCTCCTTCTGCCCACCGGCGGCGGGAAATCAGTGTGCTACCAGCTTCCGGCGGTGATCACTGGAGGGCTCACGCTGGTGGTGTCACCCCTCATTTCCCTGATGCAGGATCAGGTTCAGTCTCTCCGGCAGAACGGGATTACCGCAGCATTTCTTAACAGCAGCATGACCGGCGCCGAAGAACAGGAAGTATACCGCTCCATGGAAGGCGGCGAGCTGCGGCTGCTGTACGCCGCTCCCGAGCGGGTGCTGAGAGAAGATTTCCTCACCGCCCTTACATCCGCCGGCCTGGACCGCATAGCCATCGATGAAGCCCACTGCGTCTCCAGCTGGGGCATAGTTTCCGCCCGGTGTACCGCCGCCTGA
- a CDS encoding RecQ family ATP-dependent DNA helicase translates to MYRRLSELKRRFPGVPVIALTATADRSVRSDIAALLGLDNPELFLGSFDRPNIRLSVLPGKERFEQILHMVLRYRDESGIVYCSSRKACEQLEKKLRAKGVSARAYHAGLDAETRRTIQSDFIRDEIQVITATIAFGMGIDKPDVRFVIHYNMPGNLESYYQEIGRAGRDAEDAEAVLFYSYRDIQQQLNFIARIEHDDYRNIQEAKLKRMQEYAESHVCRRRVLLSYFNEIPEHDCGNCDVCSNPPEYIDGTIIAQKALSAVKRCREAISAGTLVDILRGNMSREVENRGLNRIPTFGVGRDVSPAAWQQYIQQLIHLGALEPDYRDRFTLKIPEQGSRILFKNQKVKLVSMDTISRRREQQENLRLHSDTEQDVNPALLEALKKLRRRLAEESGVPPYIVFSDASLKDMAARKPLNELAFRMVKGVGDHKAELYSGIFIQCIREYGD, encoded by the coding sequence GTGTACCGCCGCCTGAGCGAACTGAAACGGCGCTTCCCGGGAGTGCCGGTAATTGCCCTCACCGCAACCGCAGACCGCAGCGTACGCAGCGACATTGCCGCGCTGCTGGGACTGGACAATCCCGAGCTTTTCCTGGGTTCCTTCGACCGGCCCAATATCCGCCTGAGCGTCCTGCCGGGAAAGGAACGCTTTGAACAGATCCTCCATATGGTTCTGCGCTACCGGGATGAAAGCGGAATCGTGTACTGCAGCAGCCGGAAAGCCTGTGAACAGCTGGAAAAGAAACTCCGTGCCAAGGGAGTTTCCGCCAGGGCATATCATGCGGGGCTGGATGCCGAAACCCGCAGAACCATTCAAAGCGATTTTATCCGGGATGAAATCCAGGTGATCACTGCAACCATTGCCTTCGGCATGGGCATCGATAAGCCGGATGTGCGCTTTGTCATCCACTACAATATGCCGGGAAATCTCGAAAGCTACTACCAGGAAATCGGACGGGCCGGCCGGGACGCTGAGGATGCGGAAGCCGTACTGTTTTACAGCTACCGGGACATACAGCAGCAGCTGAACTTCATAGCCCGGATAGAACATGATGACTACCGGAACATTCAGGAAGCGAAGCTCAAGAGGATGCAGGAATACGCGGAAAGCCATGTATGCCGAAGACGGGTCCTTCTCTCATATTTCAATGAAATCCCAGAACATGACTGCGGCAACTGCGATGTCTGCAGCAATCCCCCGGAATATATTGACGGTACGATTATCGCCCAGAAAGCCCTTTCGGCGGTAAAACGCTGCCGGGAGGCAATCAGTGCAGGTACGCTGGTGGATATTCTTCGGGGAAATATGAGCCGGGAAGTTGAGAACCGGGGACTGAACCGCATACCCACCTTCGGGGTGGGCCGGGATGTTTCCCCTGCTGCCTGGCAGCAGTACATTCAGCAGCTCATCCATCTGGGCGCTCTGGAGCCGGATTACCGGGACCGATTCACCCTGAAAATTCCGGAACAGGGCAGCCGCATTCTCTTTAAAAACCAGAAAGTAAAACTTGTCAGCATGGATACCATCAGCAGGCGGCGGGAGCAGCAGGAAAATCTCCGGCTTCACTCAGATACGGAACAGGATGTGAACCCGGCGCTTCTGGAAGCATTGAAAAAGCTGAGACGCCGTCTGGCGGAAGAGAGCGGTGTTCCGCCCTACATCGTGTTTTCCGATGCCAGTCTCAAGGATATGGCCGCCCGAAAACCCCTGAATGAACTGGCATTCCGGATGGTGAAAGGGGTTGGAGATCACAAAGCGGAATTATACTCCGGAATTTTTATTCAGTGCATCAGGGAGTACGGAGATTAG